A single region of the Syngnathoides biaculeatus isolate LvHL_M chromosome 17, ASM1980259v1, whole genome shotgun sequence genome encodes:
- the LOC133490880 gene encoding versican core protein-like isoform X1, which translates to MILRACVLLLPLLCRSSARPQTGSDHDWHVEASLAGTALLPCKFSTAPTAEGERLRVKWTRVAEGGTENAVLVAQGGAVKVGRDFEGRVWLPVDAAERGDAALTVVGLRAGDAGRYRCQITRGMEDGSGGGTLDVRGVVFHYRADGRRYSLDFPAAAEACRSAGAAIATPEQLTAAFHDGLDHCDAGWLADRSVRYPIRQPRPGCEGDLKSRPGVRTYGVRSPAEKYDVFCYVDKLDGDVFYPADGGGELTLEEAAAECGKRGATLASPGQLFAAWGAGLDRCDYGWLSDGSVRYPVNVARPQCGGGRLGVRTLYKYDDRTGYPDPGDGHGAYCFKAAERPEVTSPAEVRVTPEPDGASDRPASPTSRLHVTHREPALVVEGEAPPPSFNLNQLAEGASTAKPPFHVIVVNVRDQNQSVDRILQLLNSPAGGAAGSPQITDLSRSVGELVHDGADAPLPAVGFFDGRQKVTSDATPAEEARGDRFESAAPVQTTASPTGSAAEKAEVGGPEVPPFDPETAAREIGFHSRDAGGSASGEDDAAPMDRVTGERDGLVPEEVSPTATDPGGRGRETLAPRPPDVIAEPPDLHPEARQKLSAAPRPAPPGGSPADDGTADEESAERPDSVDVADVDECDSNPCQNGATCLDAADGFSCLCLPSYSGELCERDTTSCGPGWLKFQSQCYRTFRRRRTWEAAERECRVRGAHLASVLSPEEQTFVNRESRDRRAARIAVELTTHPQVWPATTSGSASTTGRWRRTSAGPTAVPCDLSTGAPTSPTVSSSLARTAWSSSGTTAASGTTSRATTAWPSPARRPQCRAGLRPPCVTPARWAPGDPATKRRGGLRPETRPRRALPPRRPMGRPRGHLREAGDLSHAADRRPFSAPAFHPRGRPTWRRRAVAQAPVPRRVIGR; encoded by the exons ATGATTCTGCGCGCTTGCGTCCTGCTGCTGCCTCTGCTGTGCCGGTCTTCTGCTCGGCCGCAAACAG GCTCGGACCACGACTGGCACGTGGAAGCCTCGCTGGCGGGCACGGCCCTGCTCCCGTGCAAATTCTCCACGGCGCCGACGGCGGAGGGCGAGAGGCTCAGGGTCAAGTGGACCCGCGTGGCGGAGGGCGGGACAGAGAACGCGGTCCTGGTGGCGCAGGGAGGCGCCGTCAAGGTGGGCCGGGACTTCGAGGGCCGCGTCTGGTTGCCCGTCGACGCGGCCGAGCGGGGCGACGCCGCTTTGACCGTCGTCGGGCTGCGGGCCGGCGACGCCGGCCGATACCGATGCCAGATCACGCGAGGGATGGAGGACGGGAGCGGAGGCGGAACCCTCGACGTCAGAG GCGTGGTCTTCCACTACCGGGCGGACGGCCGCCGCTACTCTCTGGACTTCCCGGCGGCCGCGGAGGCGTGTCGCTCGGCGGGCGCCGCCATCGCCACGCCGGAGCAGCTGACGGCCGCCTTCCACGACGGCCTGGACCACTGCGACGCTGGCTGGCTCGCCGACCGGAGCGTCAG GTATCCGATCAGGCAACCGCGTCCGGGTTGCGAAGGCGACCTGAAGAGTCGACCCGGCGTCCGAACGTACGGCGTCCGATCGCCCGCTGAGAAATACGACGTCTTTTGCTACGTCGACAAACTGGACG GCGACGTCTTCTACccggcggacggcggcggcgagctGACgctggaggaggcggcggccgaGTGCGGGAAGCGCGGGGCGACGCTGGCCTCCCCCGGGCAACTGTTCGCCGCCTGGGGGGCGGGGCTGGACCGATGCGACTACGGCTGGCTGTCGGACGGCAGCGTCCGCTACCCCGTCAACGTCGCCCGACCGCAGTGCGGGGGCGGCCGGCTGGGGGTCCGCACGCTCTACAAGTACGACGACCGGACGGGGTACCCGGACCCGGGCGACGGGCACGGGGCCTACTGCTTCAAAG CGGCCGAGCGCCCAGAAGTCACAAGTCCCGCCGAAGTCCGGGTCACGCCAGAACCCGACGGCGCGAGTGACCGGCCCGCTTCGCCGACATCTCGGCTCCACGTCACTCATCGGGAGCCGGCCTTGGTCGTCGAAGGGGAAGCCCCGCCCCCGAGCTTTAACCTCAACCAATTGGCGGAGGGCGCGTCCACGGCCAAGCCGCCGTTCcacgtcatcgtcgtcaacgtGCGGGACCAAAATCAATCGG TCGATCGGATCCTGCAGCTCCTCAACTCGCCCGCCGGAGGCGCCGCGGGCTCGCCCCAAATCACCGACCTCTCGCGGTCCGTCGGCGAGCTCGTCCACGACGGCGCCGACGCGCCGTTGCCCGCCGTCGGCTTTTTCGACGGGAGACAAAAA GTGACGTCAGACGCGACGCCGGCCGAGGAGGCGCGAGGGGATCGGTTTGAGAGCGCCGCCCCCGTTCAG ACTACAGCGTCGCCGACAGGGAGCGCCGCCGAAAAGGCGGAAGTCGGAGGTCCCGAGGTTCCCCCGTTCGACCCGGAAACTGCCGCTCGGGAGATCGGGTTCCACTCTCGGGACGCGGGGGGGTCTGCGTCTGGCGAAGACGACGCCGCCCCGATGGACCGGGTCACGGGAGAGCGGGACGGTCTCGTTCCTGAGGAGGTTTCACCTACAGCGACGGACCCCGGAGGCCGCGGGCGGGAAACGctagccccccgccccccagacGTCATCGCGGAGCCCCCCGACCTTCACCCAGAGGCCCGACAAAAACTTTCCGCCGCCCCTCGGCCTGCCCCGCCGGGGGGCTCGCCGGCCGACGACGGGACGGCGGACGAGGAGAGCGCGGAGCGGCCGGACTCGGTCGACGTCGCAG ACGTGGACGAGTGCGATTCCAACCCGTGTCAGAATGGCGCCACCTGCCTGGACGCCGCCGACGGCTTCTCCTGCCTGTGCCTGCCCAGCTACTCCGGGGAGCTGTGTGAACGAG ACACGACGTCGTGCGGCCCCGGCTGGCTCAAGTTCCAGTCCCAGTGCTACAGGACCTTCCGGCGGCGCCGCACTTGGGAGGCCGCCGAGCGCGAGTGCCGCGTCCGCGGCGCCCACCTGGCCAGCGTCCTGTCGCCGGAAGAGCAAACCTTCGTCAACCGTGAGTCGCGCGACCGTCGGGCCGCTCGGATCGCCGTCGAGCTCACGACTCATCCGCAGGTCTGGCCGGCGACTACCAGTGGATCGGCCTCAACGACAGGACGCTGGAGACGGACTTCCGCTGGACCGACGGCCGTCCCGTG CGATTTGAGCACTGGCGCCCCCACCAGCCCGACAGTTTCTTCGAGTCTGGCGAGGACTGCGTGGTCCTCGTCTGGCACGACGGCGGCCAGTGGAACGACGTCCCGTGCAACTACCGCCTGGCCTTCACCTGCAAGAAGGCCACag TGTCGTGCGGGCCTCCGCCCGCCGTGCGTAACGCCCGCGCGTTGGGCGCCCGGCGATCCCGCTACGAAACGGCGAGGCGGGCTTCGTCCAGAGACACGCCCCCGCCGTGCGCTGCCGCCCCGACGGCCAATGGGACGCCCCCGAGGTCACCTGCGTGAGGC CGGCGACCTATCGCACGCGGCGGACCGGCGACCATTCAGCGCGCCGGCATTCCATCCCAGAGGACGTCCTACCTGGCGCCGGCGAGCGGTCGCCCAGGCGCCCGTCCCCCGACGCGTGATTGGACGTTGA
- the LOC133490880 gene encoding brevican core protein-like isoform X3, with translation MILRACVLLLPLLCRSSARPQTGSDHDWHVEASLAGTALLPCKFSTAPTAEGERLRVKWTRVAEGGTENAVLVAQGGAVKVGRDFEGRVWLPVDAAERGDAALTVVGLRAGDAGRYRCQITRGMEDGSGGGTLDVRGVVFHYRADGRRYSLDFPAAAEACRSAGAAIATPEQLTAAFHDGLDHCDAGWLADRSVRYPIRQPRPGCEGDLKSRPGVRTYGVRSPAEKYDVFCYVDKLDAAERPEVTSPAEVRVTPEPDGASDRPASPTSRLHVTHREPALVVEGEAPPPSFNLNQLAEGASTAKPPFHVIVVNVRDQNQSVDRILQLLNSPAGGAAGSPQITDLSRSVGELVHDGADAPLPAVGFFDGRQKVTSDATPAEEARGDRFESAAPVQTTASPTGSAAEKAEVGGPEVPPFDPETAAREIGFHSRDAGGSASGEDDAAPMDRVTGERDGLVPEEVSPTATDPGGRGRETLAPRPPDVIAEPPDLHPEARQKLSAAPRPAPPGGSPADDGTADEESAERPDSVDVADVDECDSNPCQNGATCLDAADGFSCLCLPSYSGELCERDTTSCGPGWLKFQSQCYRTFRRRRTWEAAERECRVRGAHLASVLSPEEQTFVNRESRDRRAARIAVELTTHPQVWPATTSGSASTTGRWRRTSAGPTAVPCDLSTGAPTSPTVSSSLARTAWSSSGTTAASGTTSRATTAWPSPARRPQCRAGLRPPCVTPARWAPGDPATKRRGGLRPETRPRRALPPRRPMGRPRGHLREAGDLSHAADRRPFSAPAFHPRGRPTWRRRAVAQAPVPRRVIGR, from the exons ATGATTCTGCGCGCTTGCGTCCTGCTGCTGCCTCTGCTGTGCCGGTCTTCTGCTCGGCCGCAAACAG GCTCGGACCACGACTGGCACGTGGAAGCCTCGCTGGCGGGCACGGCCCTGCTCCCGTGCAAATTCTCCACGGCGCCGACGGCGGAGGGCGAGAGGCTCAGGGTCAAGTGGACCCGCGTGGCGGAGGGCGGGACAGAGAACGCGGTCCTGGTGGCGCAGGGAGGCGCCGTCAAGGTGGGCCGGGACTTCGAGGGCCGCGTCTGGTTGCCCGTCGACGCGGCCGAGCGGGGCGACGCCGCTTTGACCGTCGTCGGGCTGCGGGCCGGCGACGCCGGCCGATACCGATGCCAGATCACGCGAGGGATGGAGGACGGGAGCGGAGGCGGAACCCTCGACGTCAGAG GCGTGGTCTTCCACTACCGGGCGGACGGCCGCCGCTACTCTCTGGACTTCCCGGCGGCCGCGGAGGCGTGTCGCTCGGCGGGCGCCGCCATCGCCACGCCGGAGCAGCTGACGGCCGCCTTCCACGACGGCCTGGACCACTGCGACGCTGGCTGGCTCGCCGACCGGAGCGTCAG GTATCCGATCAGGCAACCGCGTCCGGGTTGCGAAGGCGACCTGAAGAGTCGACCCGGCGTCCGAACGTACGGCGTCCGATCGCCCGCTGAGAAATACGACGTCTTTTGCTACGTCGACAAACTGGACG CGGCCGAGCGCCCAGAAGTCACAAGTCCCGCCGAAGTCCGGGTCACGCCAGAACCCGACGGCGCGAGTGACCGGCCCGCTTCGCCGACATCTCGGCTCCACGTCACTCATCGGGAGCCGGCCTTGGTCGTCGAAGGGGAAGCCCCGCCCCCGAGCTTTAACCTCAACCAATTGGCGGAGGGCGCGTCCACGGCCAAGCCGCCGTTCcacgtcatcgtcgtcaacgtGCGGGACCAAAATCAATCGG TCGATCGGATCCTGCAGCTCCTCAACTCGCCCGCCGGAGGCGCCGCGGGCTCGCCCCAAATCACCGACCTCTCGCGGTCCGTCGGCGAGCTCGTCCACGACGGCGCCGACGCGCCGTTGCCCGCCGTCGGCTTTTTCGACGGGAGACAAAAA GTGACGTCAGACGCGACGCCGGCCGAGGAGGCGCGAGGGGATCGGTTTGAGAGCGCCGCCCCCGTTCAG ACTACAGCGTCGCCGACAGGGAGCGCCGCCGAAAAGGCGGAAGTCGGAGGTCCCGAGGTTCCCCCGTTCGACCCGGAAACTGCCGCTCGGGAGATCGGGTTCCACTCTCGGGACGCGGGGGGGTCTGCGTCTGGCGAAGACGACGCCGCCCCGATGGACCGGGTCACGGGAGAGCGGGACGGTCTCGTTCCTGAGGAGGTTTCACCTACAGCGACGGACCCCGGAGGCCGCGGGCGGGAAACGctagccccccgccccccagacGTCATCGCGGAGCCCCCCGACCTTCACCCAGAGGCCCGACAAAAACTTTCCGCCGCCCCTCGGCCTGCCCCGCCGGGGGGCTCGCCGGCCGACGACGGGACGGCGGACGAGGAGAGCGCGGAGCGGCCGGACTCGGTCGACGTCGCAG ACGTGGACGAGTGCGATTCCAACCCGTGTCAGAATGGCGCCACCTGCCTGGACGCCGCCGACGGCTTCTCCTGCCTGTGCCTGCCCAGCTACTCCGGGGAGCTGTGTGAACGAG ACACGACGTCGTGCGGCCCCGGCTGGCTCAAGTTCCAGTCCCAGTGCTACAGGACCTTCCGGCGGCGCCGCACTTGGGAGGCCGCCGAGCGCGAGTGCCGCGTCCGCGGCGCCCACCTGGCCAGCGTCCTGTCGCCGGAAGAGCAAACCTTCGTCAACCGTGAGTCGCGCGACCGTCGGGCCGCTCGGATCGCCGTCGAGCTCACGACTCATCCGCAGGTCTGGCCGGCGACTACCAGTGGATCGGCCTCAACGACAGGACGCTGGAGACGGACTTCCGCTGGACCGACGGCCGTCCCGTG CGATTTGAGCACTGGCGCCCCCACCAGCCCGACAGTTTCTTCGAGTCTGGCGAGGACTGCGTGGTCCTCGTCTGGCACGACGGCGGCCAGTGGAACGACGTCCCGTGCAACTACCGCCTGGCCTTCACCTGCAAGAAGGCCACag TGTCGTGCGGGCCTCCGCCCGCCGTGCGTAACGCCCGCGCGTTGGGCGCCCGGCGATCCCGCTACGAAACGGCGAGGCGGGCTTCGTCCAGAGACACGCCCCCGCCGTGCGCTGCCGCCCCGACGGCCAATGGGACGCCCCCGAGGTCACCTGCGTGAGGC CGGCGACCTATCGCACGCGGCGGACCGGCGACCATTCAGCGCGCCGGCATTCCATCCCAGAGGACGTCCTACCTGGCGCCGGCGAGCGGTCGCCCAGGCGCCCGTCCCCCGACGCGTGATTGGACGTTGA
- the LOC133490880 gene encoding versican core protein-like isoform X2: MILRACVLLLPLLCRSSARPQTGSDHDWHVEASLAGTALLPCKFSTAPTAEGERLRVKWTRVAEGGTENAVLVAQGGAVKVGRDFEGRVWLPVDAAERGDAALTVVGLRAGDAGRYRCQITRGMEDGSGGGTLDVRGVVFHYRADGRRYSLDFPAAAEACRSAGAAIATPEQLTAAFHDGLDHCDAGWLADRSVRYPIRQPRPGCEGDLKSRPGVRTYGVRSPAEKYDVFCYVDKLDGDVFYPADGGGELTLEEAAAECGKRGATLASPGQLFAAWGAGLDRCDYGWLSDGSVRYPVNVARPQCGGGRLGVRTLYKYDDRTGYPDPGDGHGAYCFKAAERPEVTSPAEVRVTPEPDGASDRPASPTSRLHVTHREPALVVEGEAPPPSFNLNQLAEGASTAKPPFHVIVVNVRDQNQSVDRILQLLNSPAGGAAGSPQITDLSRSVGELVHDGADAPLPAVGFFDGRQKVTSDATPAEEARGDRFESAAPVQTTASPTGSAAEKAEVGGPEVPPFDPETAAREIGFHSRDAGGSASGEDDAAPMDRVTGERDGLVPEEVSPTATDPGGRGRETLAPRPPDVIAEPPDLHPEARQKLSAAPRPAPPGGSPADDGTADEESAERPDSVDVADVDECDSNPCQNGATCLDAADGFSCLCLPSYSGELCERDTTSCGPGWLKFQSQCYRTFRRRRTWEAAERECRVRGAHLASVLSPEEQTFVNRLAGDYQWIGLNDRTLETDFRWTDGRPVRFEHWRPHQPDSFFESGEDCVVLVWHDGGQWNDVPCNYRLAFTCKKATVSCGPPPAVRNARALGARRSRYETARRASSRDTPPPCAAAPTANGTPPRSPA, translated from the exons ATGATTCTGCGCGCTTGCGTCCTGCTGCTGCCTCTGCTGTGCCGGTCTTCTGCTCGGCCGCAAACAG GCTCGGACCACGACTGGCACGTGGAAGCCTCGCTGGCGGGCACGGCCCTGCTCCCGTGCAAATTCTCCACGGCGCCGACGGCGGAGGGCGAGAGGCTCAGGGTCAAGTGGACCCGCGTGGCGGAGGGCGGGACAGAGAACGCGGTCCTGGTGGCGCAGGGAGGCGCCGTCAAGGTGGGCCGGGACTTCGAGGGCCGCGTCTGGTTGCCCGTCGACGCGGCCGAGCGGGGCGACGCCGCTTTGACCGTCGTCGGGCTGCGGGCCGGCGACGCCGGCCGATACCGATGCCAGATCACGCGAGGGATGGAGGACGGGAGCGGAGGCGGAACCCTCGACGTCAGAG GCGTGGTCTTCCACTACCGGGCGGACGGCCGCCGCTACTCTCTGGACTTCCCGGCGGCCGCGGAGGCGTGTCGCTCGGCGGGCGCCGCCATCGCCACGCCGGAGCAGCTGACGGCCGCCTTCCACGACGGCCTGGACCACTGCGACGCTGGCTGGCTCGCCGACCGGAGCGTCAG GTATCCGATCAGGCAACCGCGTCCGGGTTGCGAAGGCGACCTGAAGAGTCGACCCGGCGTCCGAACGTACGGCGTCCGATCGCCCGCTGAGAAATACGACGTCTTTTGCTACGTCGACAAACTGGACG GCGACGTCTTCTACccggcggacggcggcggcgagctGACgctggaggaggcggcggccgaGTGCGGGAAGCGCGGGGCGACGCTGGCCTCCCCCGGGCAACTGTTCGCCGCCTGGGGGGCGGGGCTGGACCGATGCGACTACGGCTGGCTGTCGGACGGCAGCGTCCGCTACCCCGTCAACGTCGCCCGACCGCAGTGCGGGGGCGGCCGGCTGGGGGTCCGCACGCTCTACAAGTACGACGACCGGACGGGGTACCCGGACCCGGGCGACGGGCACGGGGCCTACTGCTTCAAAG CGGCCGAGCGCCCAGAAGTCACAAGTCCCGCCGAAGTCCGGGTCACGCCAGAACCCGACGGCGCGAGTGACCGGCCCGCTTCGCCGACATCTCGGCTCCACGTCACTCATCGGGAGCCGGCCTTGGTCGTCGAAGGGGAAGCCCCGCCCCCGAGCTTTAACCTCAACCAATTGGCGGAGGGCGCGTCCACGGCCAAGCCGCCGTTCcacgtcatcgtcgtcaacgtGCGGGACCAAAATCAATCGG TCGATCGGATCCTGCAGCTCCTCAACTCGCCCGCCGGAGGCGCCGCGGGCTCGCCCCAAATCACCGACCTCTCGCGGTCCGTCGGCGAGCTCGTCCACGACGGCGCCGACGCGCCGTTGCCCGCCGTCGGCTTTTTCGACGGGAGACAAAAA GTGACGTCAGACGCGACGCCGGCCGAGGAGGCGCGAGGGGATCGGTTTGAGAGCGCCGCCCCCGTTCAG ACTACAGCGTCGCCGACAGGGAGCGCCGCCGAAAAGGCGGAAGTCGGAGGTCCCGAGGTTCCCCCGTTCGACCCGGAAACTGCCGCTCGGGAGATCGGGTTCCACTCTCGGGACGCGGGGGGGTCTGCGTCTGGCGAAGACGACGCCGCCCCGATGGACCGGGTCACGGGAGAGCGGGACGGTCTCGTTCCTGAGGAGGTTTCACCTACAGCGACGGACCCCGGAGGCCGCGGGCGGGAAACGctagccccccgccccccagacGTCATCGCGGAGCCCCCCGACCTTCACCCAGAGGCCCGACAAAAACTTTCCGCCGCCCCTCGGCCTGCCCCGCCGGGGGGCTCGCCGGCCGACGACGGGACGGCGGACGAGGAGAGCGCGGAGCGGCCGGACTCGGTCGACGTCGCAG ACGTGGACGAGTGCGATTCCAACCCGTGTCAGAATGGCGCCACCTGCCTGGACGCCGCCGACGGCTTCTCCTGCCTGTGCCTGCCCAGCTACTCCGGGGAGCTGTGTGAACGAG ACACGACGTCGTGCGGCCCCGGCTGGCTCAAGTTCCAGTCCCAGTGCTACAGGACCTTCCGGCGGCGCCGCACTTGGGAGGCCGCCGAGCGCGAGTGCCGCGTCCGCGGCGCCCACCTGGCCAGCGTCCTGTCGCCGGAAGAGCAAACCTTCGTCAACC GTCTGGCCGGCGACTACCAGTGGATCGGCCTCAACGACAGGACGCTGGAGACGGACTTCCGCTGGACCGACGGCCGTCCCGTG CGATTTGAGCACTGGCGCCCCCACCAGCCCGACAGTTTCTTCGAGTCTGGCGAGGACTGCGTGGTCCTCGTCTGGCACGACGGCGGCCAGTGGAACGACGTCCCGTGCAACTACCGCCTGGCCTTCACCTGCAAGAAGGCCACag TGTCGTGCGGGCCTCCGCCCGCCGTGCGTAACGCCCGCGCGTTGGGCGCCCGGCGATCCCGCTACGAAACGGCGAGGCGGGCTTCGTCCAGAGACACGCCCCCGCCGTGCGCTGCCGCCCCGACGGCCAATGGGACGCCCCCGAGGTCACCTGCGTGA
- the LOC133490883 gene encoding hyaluronan and proteoglycan link protein 1-like isoform X2, with the protein MTIGAIPALILALTTLSAADGSRSRRREPEVSRSVRVTENAPSLSATSQPSRVLSRRGADAALPCAVHRDRSPALTPKMRIKWTKLTSDFLTEVDVLAAVGSRERSYGRFRGRVRLRGSSPRDASLLIRDVALDDYGRYKCEVVDGLEDAAALVSLDLEGVVFPYFPRTGRYKLTFRDAERACREQDGAVASPEQLRRAWRGGLNWCNAGWLSDGSVRYPVTSPREPCGGGKAPPGVRSYGPGDKDKDRYDVFCFTSHFKGEFYFLPHAAKLTFAEAAAACERDGARLAKVGQMYAAWKLAGYDRCDAGWLHDASVRYPIARPRPRCGPDGPVVGFVGFPDEERQRFGVYCFRGGH; encoded by the exons ATGACGATCGGTGCGATTCCTGCGCTGATCTTGGCGTTGACGACGCTGAGCGCCGCCGACGGCTCCCGATCTCGTCGTCGCGAGCCCGAAGTTTCCAGAAGCGTCCGCGTGACGG AAAACGCTCCCTCGCTGTCGGCGACGTCGCAGCCGTCCCGCGTGCTGTCGCGGCGCGGCGCCGACGCCGCCTTGCCGTGCGCCGTCCACAGGGACCGATCGCCGGCGCTCACCCCGAAGATGAGGATCAAGTGGACCAAGCTGACATCCGACTTCCTGACGGAG GTGGACGTCCTGGCCGCCGTGGGTTCCCGCGAGAGGAGCTACGGCCGCTTCCGCGGCCGCGTCAGGCTGCGAGGCTCCTCCCCCCGGGACGCGTCGCTGCTCATCCGTGACGTCGCGCTGGACGATTACGGGAGATACAAGTGCGAGGTCGTCGACGGCCTGGAGGACGCCGCGGCGCTGGTGTCGCTGGACCTGGAAG GCGTGGTGTTCCCGTACTTTCCCCGCACGGGTCGCTACAAGCTCACGTTCCGAGACGCCGAGCGGGCCTGCCGGGAGCAGGACGGCGCCGTGGCGTCGCCGGAGCAGCTGCGGCGGGCCTGGCGAGGGGGCCTGAACTGGTGCAACGCCGGCTGGCTGAGCGACGGCTCCGTGCGCTACCCCGTGACCTCCCCCAGGGAGCCCTGCGGCGGCGGGAAGGCGCCGCCGGGCGTGCGGAGCTACGGGCCGGGGGACAAAGACAAGGACCGCTACGACGTCTTCTGCTTCACGTCGCACTTCAAAG GTGAATTCTACTTCCTGCCGCACGCGGCCAAGCTGACGTTCgccgaggcggcggcggcgtgcgaGCGGGACGGCGCCCGCCTGGCCAAGGTGGGCCAAATGTACGCCGCCTGGAAGCTGGCAGGCTACGACCGCTGCGACGCCGGCTGGCTCCACGACGCCAGCGTCCGCTACCCTATCGCCAGGCCCCGCCCCCGGTGCGGCCCCGACGGTCCGGTCGTCGGCTTCGTCGGCTTCCCCGACGAGGAGCGCCAGCGCTTCGGCGTCTACTGCTTCAGGGGGGGGCACTGA
- the LOC133490883 gene encoding hyaluronan and proteoglycan link protein 1-like isoform X1, with translation MTIGAIPALILALTTLSAADGSRSRRREPEVSRSVRVTENAPSLSATSQPSRVLSRRGADAALPCAVHRDRSPALTPKMRIKWTKLTSDFLTEVDVLAAVGSRERSYGRFRGRVRLRGSSPRDASLLIRDVALDDYGRYKCEVVDGLEDAAALVSLDLEGEPFPNSGRNDGNVGSYLGDPWKRLKPAPIGRFKAKTFQVRGGFGSAFFSVSKRISGPVPGVVFPYFPRTGRYKLTFRDAERACREQDGAVASPEQLRRAWRGGLNWCNAGWLSDGSVRYPVTSPREPCGGGKAPPGVRSYGPGDKDKDRYDVFCFTSHFKGEFYFLPHAAKLTFAEAAAACERDGARLAKVGQMYAAWKLAGYDRCDAGWLHDASVRYPIARPRPRCGPDGPVVGFVGFPDEERQRFGVYCFRGGH, from the exons ATGACGATCGGTGCGATTCCTGCGCTGATCTTGGCGTTGACGACGCTGAGCGCCGCCGACGGCTCCCGATCTCGTCGTCGCGAGCCCGAAGTTTCCAGAAGCGTCCGCGTGACGG AAAACGCTCCCTCGCTGTCGGCGACGTCGCAGCCGTCCCGCGTGCTGTCGCGGCGCGGCGCCGACGCCGCCTTGCCGTGCGCCGTCCACAGGGACCGATCGCCGGCGCTCACCCCGAAGATGAGGATCAAGTGGACCAAGCTGACATCCGACTTCCTGACGGAG GTGGACGTCCTGGCCGCCGTGGGTTCCCGCGAGAGGAGCTACGGCCGCTTCCGCGGCCGCGTCAGGCTGCGAGGCTCCTCCCCCCGGGACGCGTCGCTGCTCATCCGTGACGTCGCGCTGGACGATTACGGGAGATACAAGTGCGAGGTCGTCGACGGCCTGGAGGACGCCGCGGCGCTGGTGTCGCTGGACCTGGAAGGTGAGCCGTTCCCTAACTCGGGCCGAAATGACGGAAACGTTGGCAGTTATTTGGGGGATCCCTGGAAACGGCTCAAACCAGCCCCGATTGGCCGCTTCAAAGCAAAAACGTTTCAGGTCAGGGGCGGCTTCGGGTCAGCGTTTTTTTCCGTATCGAAACGAATCTCCGGGCCCGTCCCAGGCGTGGTGTTCCCGTACTTTCCCCGCACGGGTCGCTACAAGCTCACGTTCCGAGACGCCGAGCGGGCCTGCCGGGAGCAGGACGGCGCCGTGGCGTCGCCGGAGCAGCTGCGGCGGGCCTGGCGAGGGGGCCTGAACTGGTGCAACGCCGGCTGGCTGAGCGACGGCTCCGTGCGCTACCCCGTGACCTCCCCCAGGGAGCCCTGCGGCGGCGGGAAGGCGCCGCCGGGCGTGCGGAGCTACGGGCCGGGGGACAAAGACAAGGACCGCTACGACGTCTTCTGCTTCACGTCGCACTTCAAAG GTGAATTCTACTTCCTGCCGCACGCGGCCAAGCTGACGTTCgccgaggcggcggcggcgtgcgaGCGGGACGGCGCCCGCCTGGCCAAGGTGGGCCAAATGTACGCCGCCTGGAAGCTGGCAGGCTACGACCGCTGCGACGCCGGCTGGCTCCACGACGCCAGCGTCCGCTACCCTATCGCCAGGCCCCGCCCCCGGTGCGGCCCCGACGGTCCGGTCGTCGGCTTCGTCGGCTTCCCCGACGAGGAGCGCCAGCGCTTCGGCGTCTACTGCTTCAGGGGGGGGCACTGA